The nucleotide sequence ATAGGCGCCGGGAATGCCGGTTAATTGACGATTATTTATCAAGGCATTTAAAACCCGTGTCATGACTTGTGCGGCTTGATTATTAGGTTGACTGTCTGGACTGGAGCTGTCGCTCGATGGTTTATTCGCATCCCAGTAAGTAATTAAATAGTTACAATTGATATTTACCCAGCCGGGTAATAATGAACGGGTTGCTGGATTATAACGTCTTGGTTCAGCAGAGCGTAATTGTAAATCTTCATGTATATTGTAAAGAAATACGCTTACTGTCGGTTCCGGTTGAATGGAGTTAATTTCGGGTAGATCAAAGCGGATATCAATTTTATTGCCATTAATATTTAAATACTGGGATAAAATAGTATTTAATGCTTGGTTAATTTCAATAATAGCATTGTCAGAAGCAATTATCGTTGTCATGTTGACTCCAATCTTGTTAGGTTTTAAAAAATTAGCCGGCCAGTTTTGTTTAATTCGAGAGTAACCGCTCGATCTATATGTTTGTTTTCGATTTGTTCGCAATGATCATTTTTCGCTAACATTGATGCTAATAAAGCAATATTTCTGATATTAGCACCGGTTAAATCAGTGCGTTTAACCAGATGTTCAAGATCAAGTTCATCAGATAATTGCAATTGTTCAGGCCAGATTGTTTGCCACATTTTTTTACGTAATATTTCGTCGGGATAAGTAAAGCGAGTAATAAAGGTAAAACGACGATTAAATGCGCTGTCTAAATGGCTGCGATTATTGGTGGCTAAAATGACTAATCCCGGATAATTTTCCAGTCGTTGTAATAGGTAAGAAACTTCAATATTAGCGTGTCTGTCTTGGGCGTCTTTGGTTTCACTACGCTTGCCAAATAGCGCATCGGCTTCATCGAAAAATAGTACGCCGGAATCTGCTTCGGCCAGATCGAAAATACGGGAGATATTTTTTTCTGTCTCACCAATATATTTATTCACCACGCTAGAGAGATCGACTTTAACCAGATCAACGCCAAGATGCCCGGCAATCACTTCGGCGGCCATGGTTTTGCCGGTCCCGGATTCGCCATAAAATAGCGCACTAATACCGGTACCATAACCGATTTTTTCCTGAAAGCCAGCACTAAGAATTTGGTCACGATAATGAATGGCGGCAATAATTTCTTTTAATTGTTGTGTTAATGCATCTGAAATGACTAAATCATTAAAGCGGCGTTTGGGGGTGATTCGCTGAGCTAATTTATCGAAATTTTGTTGAGCACGGAAACTTAATGCTTTACGCAGATCAGTTTCTTCCAATTGACCTGCTGGTTGTCGGAGTATTTGGTATTGATGTGCTTCTTTAAGAATGAGCGGTAATGTTTCTGCGGTGAATGAAAAACGTTGGCATAATTGAGGGATATTTATTTTCTGAACGATATTATCCGGTAAACTGGCTTCCAGCATGGTTTTTTTGTCTGCCAGAGTAGCAGCGGGCATATCAATTTGTACCATTGGCAGATGTTTAATCCAGATTAATGAGTCTTGTGGTTCTGCCAGACAAACCACGCGTAATTTGGGTTGATTTAGTAAAGTGGATAATTCGTTATTTAATATTTTCTTTTTCTCTGTGAATAAAGAAAAGTTGCGAATTAATAAACAGCCATCATATAACCGGGTTTCCCGCACGGCATCCGTCAGTAAGTTAGTTATTACCGTTATATTGTCTTCGTCGGGCAGGCGGGCTAAATCAAGAGTTAAAGTCCTTATGTTATGAGATGCCATAATATGGCTTACCGCTAATTCCCTGGCGCTGTCCTGTTTTCCTCTAAGTATCACCAATGGACGTATTTCGTCGGTTTGATTCAATAATATTTTTTCGAATGAATGATAAAGGGCTTGAGGATACCAACGATGTGAGGCAGGAGAATGCCAATAAGCACAGGTTATTAGCGGTGGTAGAATGACCTGCTGGCCTGATAGAAAATGCCAGACCGCGTTGTGAGTTAAAAATTGCGTCTGTAGCCAGATAGATTCTTCGTGATTATTGAGCCGTAATAGTTGATGACTGATTAATGGTGTTTGCGGTAAGAAACTGTTTTGCAGTAATTGTCGATCACTTTGGCGTTGGCTGAATAGGTTAATTGCTAAAGCAAAAGTAGGCCACTGTTTTCTACTGCTACCGTGCAGAGCAGCAAATAGCGCATGATAGCGGCTGTCAAAATGGGGTAATAAACCTAATAGTAAGGCATCTCGCTCAAATTCAGTCAGTTCAAAACGATCAACTAATATTGACAATAGATCAATTGATAATGGATCAATAGTTGGGCTTTTTTCTGTTTCTGGCGGAATAACAATATTATTTGGTTTAGTTAGCCAATGGGGA is from Photorhabdus laumondii subsp. laumondii and encodes:
- a CDS encoding ATP-binding protein, encoding MDYLPTHNHHIVAESHWIYPHLERIDLRLQHYYYQKSDKYDSLPESFLLTEDELDQRLKKPQGIPHWLTKPNNIVIPPETEKSPTIDPLSIDLLSILVDRFELTEFERDALLLGLLPHFDSRYHALFAALHGSSRKQWPTFALAINLFSQRQSDRQLLQNSFLPQTPLISHQLLRLNNHEESIWLQTQFLTHNAVWHFLSGQQVILPPLITCAYWHSPASHRWYPQALYHSFEKILLNQTDEIRPLVILRGKQDSARELAVSHIMASHNIRTLTLDLARLPDEDNITVITNLLTDAVRETRLYDGCLLIRNFSLFTEKKKILNNELSTLLNQPKLRVVCLAEPQDSLIWIKHLPMVQIDMPAATLADKKTMLEASLPDNIVQKINIPQLCQRFSFTAETLPLILKEAHQYQILRQPAGQLEETDLRKALSFRAQQNFDKLAQRITPKRRFNDLVISDALTQQLKEIIAAIHYRDQILSAGFQEKIGYGTGISALFYGESGTGKTMAAEVIAGHLGVDLVKVDLSSVVNKYIGETEKNISRIFDLAEADSGVLFFDEADALFGKRSETKDAQDRHANIEVSYLLQRLENYPGLVILATNNRSHLDSAFNRRFTFITRFTYPDEILRKKMWQTIWPEQLQLSDELDLEHLVKRTDLTGANIRNIALLASMLAKNDHCEQIENKHIDRAVTLELNKTGRLIF